GCGATGACTTCATCAGCAGACCCATGGACGGTTAACACCCTGTATAAGCCGAAAAACTTGGTCATGCACAAAATGCAAGAAATAAGATCAAACaggaaggaagaggaaaaTGTTAAACAACAAGACAGATTTAGCCCTAGTTTTGCTTACCGACAATCTTTGTCAATTCGAAGGCATGCTTCATGCATATCTGTACTTAGGCGATCCATCAAACTTTCCTCAGTCACTCGATAACTTCCTGCAAGCACATATCCATTAAGTATGTGTAAGAACACTATCCCAGCTTGTGTCGCTGTTGTCTATGAGAGTGATTGCAGTATATACTACTACAGGCTAGTAACGCAGCCAGGATAGTTTATCTCTAGGTTAACAAAAGCACTATTCTTCAGACATTGTCTTATCAGTCACTTTGCCTAGTAAGTTATCAAGAGCAAATATAGTCTGCCTCAAAAGTTGCCACTTTAACCAGTATTATTTCAAAACCTCATGGTAGGAGTGTAAGACATAATTCTCTCCCTTGTTCAGAAGTTGGTCTTTCAACATTGCAATGGAACCACGATTCCGCAAAGATTAATGTAGGgaaagaaataggaaaaatgCATTATTGTACAGAACTAAGATAGTATAGGCCAAGGTAGATCTAGAACCTTGGATATGTTCTTACTAAATAAAATTGCAGATGACATTGTAGTGATTGTACTGATTCCAGAAAGTGAATGAATACATAATCTGAAACAGTTGAAAGATTATATTTAGGCCATTTTCTTCCCTACAGTAAGAGCTTTTGGAGAAAGCACCACAGAAAAAGTAGAATTATCAAATTACCTCTCTTATCGTGAACATCAATAAATCCTTCCTTTTTGATTGTTTGCATAAAGTCTTTTCCGAAGCGTTCTCTAATGCCTCTCTTCAAATCATAACGCCCAGAAACATTGACAACGGTACGAATGTCATGATACTTGGAAGCATATAGGAGCACAGCATCACCTCCTGTAGCAGCATTTTCAGCAATGATTTTGGCAcaagagaaacaaaaactaTTTTTCCAATATTACTGGGTGGTATCTAACTGTGAAAGatgaaacatatatcaaaGTATGAAAATCAACTTTACAGGAAAACCTCAAGCTAATTCATGGTAAATAGTGTACAAAAAGCCAAATTTTAGTATATTAAAATGAGTTTTACTAAAGGGACTCACCAAGCTAAGGTACAGTAAAATATCCTTTTGTTAAGTACCTACTCTGATTATAAGGCAGCCCACTGTACCTAGCAGAAGAAAGATTAAGGTGCAAGACTATGTCTTTGTTTTGCAGATTACCATACATTTAATGATAAAAGTAAGTAACATTGTTCTAATTTAAGTGCTAATGCTGAGAGAAAGGAGGCAATTAAACGTGAACCCATATCTATACGGGGTGGGGGTTGGGTCTCATTGTTCTAGTATGCATATCGGATGGTAATATACCTTTGTTACCTTTAAGCCATAACATATTCCTGTATGACAAAGTTATTATTTTCCTGGTGGCAACAATGATAACAATCCAAATTGCTAAAAAACCCAGATTGGAGCAAAGTCGTTCACACAGAACTCAGATATCTTGAACACATAACAAGTTCGAATTCATCATAACCAACTTTCCAACAAATGAAGCACAAGAGTACAAAAGGGAGTTAAAGGTATCAAAGGTATTAAACTCAGATATGATATCCTCTTTAGTCAATAAGAGTAACAGAATCAAAGGTATTTGTTTTTTCACAAAGATTGCAAAGCAATCGAACACACCTTTACTGTGCCCAAGGATTGCACTTGGTACACGATTTTCCCCAGAAAAGTGTTGGACTACAGCATGCAAGTCATCGGCCTCTCTACGATAGTGACCATACTGAAAGGTACCTTCACTTTCCCTAATAACAGACAAACCACAGCTAAATCAAAAACATTACAATGTATATACTGAACTATATATTCAAATAACCTATTAAACTCAAATACCGAATTCCACAGCCTTACCCATTCCCAGCAAAGTCAAAACGAAAGGAACTAATTCCTTCATTCTCCAGTGCAACAGCAATGTTTGCAATACTCTTCGTTTCCTGAAAAGCGAAATAGAGCCTTAAAACATTACCAATTATAAAACCTACCAAGCATTATAGTTTTCAAATGAATGAGGTACTGAACTATGAAT
This genomic interval from Argentina anserina chromosome 1, drPotAnse1.1, whole genome shotgun sequence contains the following:
- the LOC126805076 gene encoding uncharacterized protein LOC126805076, whose amino-acid sequence is MLLSNSFSLTSPKFPSPKLTLYQNRSPKRIVRMAQTAQNPVKQQLRITVPNKHGEKLVGLLHDTGSGQIVILCHGFRSSKETKSIANIAVALENEGISSFRFDFAGNGESEGTFQYGHYRREADDLHAVVQHFSGENRVPSAILGHSKGGDAVLLYASKYHDIRTVVNVSGRYDLKRGIRERFGKDFMQTIKKEGFIDVHDKRGSYRVTEESLMDRLSTDMHEACLRIDKDCRVLTVHGSADEVIAVEDALEFAKIIPNHKLHIVEGANHNYSSHQAELASVVVDFIKTSLQPDKSTS